A genomic region of Tsukamurella pulmonis contains the following coding sequences:
- a CDS encoding cutinase family protein, which translates to MAGTKSQGARKAGRVFGIAVIIAAVIAIIVVITLIITMIRKPEPTPPGPPTGTQAADCPDVQLISFPGTWESSAADNPERPTFNPRSLMLQVTNPLDKRYADARADVWTVNYAAQFHNPIAVPPDGQMTYQASRQQGTDRALAKINAVKEKCSRTGFVFVGFSQGATIAGNIAAQIGAGNGPIAPERLLGVGLISDSRRVQGQGRAIGPDPAGEGVEVTFAGFSFSGVDLQGKRDGGFGSVDDKVVTICGSNDPICNQPKGGLLGLATGLPQVISTITQNSHAAYGTTANWSLEGKTATQWLTGWATGVIDKAPKTK; encoded by the coding sequence ATGGCAGGCACGAAGAGTCAGGGAGCGCGCAAGGCCGGACGGGTGTTCGGCATCGCGGTGATCATCGCGGCGGTCATCGCGATCATCGTGGTGATCACGCTCATCATCACCATGATCCGCAAGCCGGAACCCACCCCGCCCGGGCCGCCGACGGGCACCCAGGCCGCGGATTGCCCCGACGTGCAGCTCATCTCCTTCCCCGGCACGTGGGAGTCCTCCGCGGCGGACAACCCCGAGCGCCCGACCTTCAACCCCCGCTCGCTCATGTTGCAGGTGACGAACCCGCTGGACAAGCGCTACGCCGACGCCCGCGCGGACGTCTGGACGGTCAACTACGCCGCCCAGTTCCACAACCCGATCGCGGTGCCGCCGGACGGCCAGATGACCTACCAGGCCTCGCGCCAGCAGGGCACCGACCGCGCCCTCGCCAAGATCAACGCGGTGAAGGAGAAGTGCTCGCGCACCGGTTTCGTGTTCGTCGGCTTCTCCCAGGGCGCGACGATCGCCGGCAACATCGCCGCGCAGATCGGCGCGGGCAACGGCCCCATCGCCCCCGAGCGACTGCTCGGCGTGGGCCTGATCTCCGACAGCCGCCGTGTCCAGGGGCAGGGCCGCGCCATCGGCCCCGACCCCGCGGGCGAGGGCGTCGAGGTCACCTTCGCCGGGTTCAGCTTCTCGGGCGTCGATCTGCAGGGCAAGCGCGACGGTGGCTTCGGCTCGGTCGACGACAAGGTCGTCACGATCTGCGGTTCCAACGACCCGATCTGCAACCAGCCCAAGGGCGGGCTGCTGGGCCTGGCCACCGGCCTGCCGCAGGTGATCTCCACCATCACGCAGAACTCGCACGCCGCCTACGGGACCACGGCGAACTGGTCGCTCGAGGGCAAGACCGCCACCCAGTGGCTCACCGGCTGGGCCACCGGCGTCATCGACAAGGCCCCGAAGACCAAGTAG
- a CDS encoding cutinase family protein: MSQQQPGKSGGRKFSPLTIGVIVIVVVALVLLAILVGTWLRPGPSLPPTSSDSSAPSTSATAARPTSQPADCPDVQVISVPGTLESSAKDDPYRPTFNPNSLMLKVTAPLAQAFPDSRADVWTTPYVAQLSNPVAIPPDGQASYEKSRTQGYDRSVAQIKKVYDKCKLTGFVLMGFSQGAVIAGDIAAEIGAGKGAVPAENVLGVGLISDPRREPGDARTAGPNPPGVGVEVAYGGFSFGSLSLRGKREGGFGEVKNRTVSLCGDKDPICNQPKDIFQAGNLATTLPELQKVLTGNSHALYATTSDWSANGQTATRWLQDWARGVIDKAPKPPHS, translated from the coding sequence ATGAGCCAGCAGCAGCCCGGCAAGTCCGGCGGACGGAAGTTCTCGCCGTTGACGATCGGCGTCATCGTCATCGTGGTGGTCGCACTGGTCCTGCTGGCGATCCTGGTGGGTACCTGGCTCCGCCCCGGGCCGTCGCTGCCGCCGACCTCGTCGGACAGCTCGGCGCCGAGCACGTCGGCGACCGCGGCGCGCCCCACCTCGCAGCCGGCGGATTGCCCGGACGTGCAGGTGATCTCGGTGCCTGGCACGCTGGAGAGCTCGGCCAAGGACGATCCCTACCGGCCGACGTTCAACCCGAACTCGTTGATGCTCAAGGTGACCGCGCCGCTGGCGCAGGCGTTCCCCGATTCCCGGGCCGACGTGTGGACCACGCCGTACGTCGCGCAGCTGTCGAACCCCGTCGCCATCCCGCCGGACGGGCAGGCCTCGTACGAGAAGTCGCGCACCCAGGGCTACGACCGGTCGGTCGCGCAGATCAAGAAGGTCTACGACAAGTGCAAGCTCACCGGCTTCGTGCTGATGGGCTTCTCGCAGGGCGCCGTGATCGCCGGCGACATCGCCGCCGAGATCGGCGCGGGCAAGGGCGCCGTCCCCGCCGAGAACGTGCTGGGCGTCGGCCTGATCTCCGACCCGCGGCGCGAGCCGGGCGACGCCCGCACCGCCGGCCCGAACCCGCCCGGCGTGGGCGTCGAGGTGGCCTACGGCGGCTTCAGCTTCGGCAGCCTGTCGCTGCGCGGCAAGCGCGAGGGCGGCTTCGGCGAGGTCAAGAACCGCACCGTCTCCCTGTGCGGCGACAAGGACCCGATCTGCAACCAGCCCAAGGACATCTTCCAGGCCGGGAACCTCGCGACCACGCTGCCGGAGCTGCAGAAGGTGCTCACCGGCAACTCGCACGCGCTGTACGCGACGACCAGCGACTGGTCCGCCAATGGGCAGACGGCCACGCGCTGGCTCCAGGACTGGGCCCGCGGCGTGATCGACAAGGCGCCTAAGCCTCCCCACAGCTAG